Proteins encoded by one window of Labrus bergylta chromosome 2, fLabBer1.1, whole genome shotgun sequence:
- the bmpr1ba gene encoding bone morphogenetic protein receptor type-1B, whose protein sequence is MPVQGGRLQRCVSLCLWSPSPLLLLGLFSLHAQAHGNILDSMLLKASNKEAVESGKEASGSTAPASSSQRLLWCHCYHHCPDDSTNNTCRTDGYCFTMVEEEGGVPVLTAGCLGLVGSEFQCRDTGNSRQRRSLECCTDQDYCNKNLHPTLPPLKPPLYVDGKIHHLALLISVTVCSIILAVIIVFCYFRYKRQESRPRYSIGLEQDDTYIPPGESLKDLIEQSQSSGSGSGLPLLVQRTIAKQIQMVKQIGKGRYGEVWMGRWRGEKVAVKVFFTTEEASWFRETEIYQTVLMRHENILGFIAADIKGTGSWTQLYLITDYHENGSLYDYLKSTTLDSKAMLRLAYSSVSGLCHLHTEIFGTQGKPAIAHRDLKSKNILVKRNGTCCIADLGLAVKFISDTNEVDIPPNTRVGTKRYMPPEVLDETLNRSHFQSYIMADMYSFGLILWEIARRCVSGGILEEYQLPYHELVPTDPSYEDMREVVCIKKLRPSFPNRWTSDECLRQMGKLMTECWAHSPACRLTALRVKKTLAKMSESQDIKL, encoded by the exons gaAACATATTGGACAGTATGCTGCTGAAAGCGTCCAATAAGGAGGCTGTGGAGAGTGGGAAGGAGGCGAGTGGCAGCACAGCTCCCGCTTCATCCTCACAAAGACTGCTGTGGTGTCACTGTTACCATCACTGTCCTGACGATTCCACCAATAACACATGCAG gacGGATGGTTACTGTTTCACcatggtggaggaggagggaggggtaCCCGTGTTGACTGCAGGATGCCTCGGGCTGGTCGGATCAGAGTTTCAGTGCAGG GATACGGGGAACTCCCGTCAGAGGAGATCTCTGGAGTGCTGCACGGACCAGGATTACTGTAATAAAAACCTGCATCCCACGCTGCCACCGCTGAAGCCGCCTC tCTATGTAGATGGAAAGATCCACCACTTGGCCTTGCTGATCTCAGTCACCGTGTGCAGCATTATCCTGGCCGTCATCATTGTCTTCTGCTACTTCAG gtatAAGCGACAGGAGTCCCGTCCTCGGTACAGCATCGGCCTGGAGCAGGATGATACCTACATTCCCCCCGGAGAGTCTCTGAAGGACCTGATAGAGCAGTCTCAGAgctcaggctcaggctcagggcTCCCTCTGTTG GTGCAGAGAACGATAGCCAAGCAGATCCAGATGGTGAAGCAGATAGGCAAGGGGAGGTACGGCGAGGTGTGGATgggaagatggagaggagagaaagtggcCGTCAAAGTTTTCTTCACCACCGAGGAGGCCAGCTGGTTCAGAGAGACGGAGATTTACCAGACCGTCCTGATGAGACACGAGAACATACTGG GTTTTATAGCCGCTGATATCAAAGGAACCGGCTCCTGGACTCAGCTCTACCTGATCACAGACTACCATGAAAACGGCTCTCTGTACGACTACCTCAAATCCACCACTCTGGACAGTAAAGCCATGCTGAGGCTGGCCTACTCATCCGTGTCGGGACTCTGTCACCTTCACACTGAGATCTTTGGCACCCAGGGGAAACCTGCCATCGCCCACAGGGATCTGAAGAGTAAGAACATTCTGGTGAAAAGAAACGGGACCTGCTGTATAGCCGACCTGGGACTGGCAGTCAAGTTTATCAG TGACACCAACGAGGTAGACATCCCTCCCAACACCCGGGTGGGTACAAAGCGCTACATGCCTCCAGAGGTGCTGGATGAGACTCTGAACAGGAGTCATTTTCAGTCGTACATCATGGCCGACATGTACAGCTTCGGGCTCATTCTCTGGGAAATCGCTCGACGTTGTGTCTCAGGAg GGATCCTTGAAGAGTACCAGTTACCGTACCATGAGTTGGTTCCCACAGACCCGTCATATGAAGACATGAGAGAGGTGGTGTGCATCAAGAAACTACGACCATCCTTTCCTAACCGATGGACCAGCGACGAG TGTTTGAGACAGATGGGGAAGCTGATGACAGAGTGCTGGGCCCACAGCCCCGCCTGCCGCCTCACAGCCCTACGGGTCAAAAAGACACTTGCAAAGATGTCAGAATCACAGGACATCAAGCTGTGA